The Deltaproteobacteria bacterium genome segment CCGACGACGGGCATTTCCGAATCGTCGAGCGGCGAGACCTGCACGCCCACCGGCGCGCCGGTGCAGTCCATCACGTCCCACTCGCACGAATCGGCGCACTGGCAAACACCGTCGTAACCGTAGCCGCACGGGTCGCCGACCTGGCAGCACAGGTCGTTGTCCTCGTAGCCATCGCACCAGTCGACGGATTCGAGGTCGAGAATGTCGGTGAGGGGGCAGTTTCCACCGGCTGCAGAAGGTGTCGGATCGTACGTCCCATCGTCTTCGTCCACTGAACAGCCGGTGAAGTCGATGGATCCGTCCTGCGTGTCGCCGGTCGCCGTGAAGATGGCCGTCTGACTCGGGTCGTTCGACTCCCAATCCACCAGCACGTCGCCCGTAGACCACGTCGCGATGACCCCGCCCGTCGACGGATTCCCCGTCGCCGCGTTCGCGTGGATTTCCGCGTACCGCCCGTATGTGACGTCATGTCCCTCCACAATGATTTGGCCGCCCGCCACGTCCTGAGTAGCGTTGAGCTCGCCGTGGACCTCCACGCTCCCGTTCGAGGACAGGTAGATGATCCCGCCCTTGGTGGAGCCGTCGCGGTCGAGGTTGCGGATCGAGACCTCGCCAAGCGCACCGACGTTGAGCGAGTCCAGCGCCGCAAGGCGAATCATCGCGGACTCCTCCGGCCGGTTGTAAAGAAGGCCGTCGATGGTGATGTTGCGGGCGATGATCGTGAGCTGCGCGTCGGAGTCATCCGCATCCACGGCGAGCGTGGATGAAGAAGGAATCGTGAAATCGCAGTCGGTCGTGATCGTCAGACCGCGTTCGCCGGTTGCGAGGAACGCGGAGCCATCCAACTCGACGTTGTATCCCGAGAAATCGAGGACCTCGAGATCCTCGACGGGTTCGGGCCATTCATCGAGCACGATCGGTGTTCCATTGCACGACGGCGTGTTGGAGAAGGAGAACGGCATTTCGGCGAAACCGAAATCGACCATGAGCGTCACGGCGCTCCCGAAGAGTCCGGAATCGTCCATGGACCGAACGCATTGCGTGAATTCGTCCGTCTCTCCCAACGACGAAAGGGTCTTGATGCCGATCGGCGACGTGGAACTGGCGAGCTGAGTGTCATTCTCGTCCTGTACGACCAACTCGGCCCAAGCCGCGAATTGTTTTGGCGGCGCCCAAGGATTCATGCCTGCGATCGACCCGCGAAACTCGATGGCATACGTGCTGCACAGCAATCCCTCGGGATTCTGGGCAACGGGCTCGCCGCGAAACCCATTGCGGGTCAGGCTGACATCAGAATCGTCTCCGTCCACGGTCCCGCAGCGGTCATTGTATTTCGGGTGCCCGGCGACCTTTCTTACGCAATTCCGTTCGTATTCGTAGTTCCCGTTCTCCGCATCGACGACGTACGTTGCATCGGGCGGATTGGGGTCCGCAAATTCCTCGTCGTCGCACGCGGGCAGCGTGTGCCAGAACCGGTCAGGAGATGCGATGAATCGGATCTCGAATTCCGCGTTTTCGTATCCGGTCACGTTCGGCAGGTCCTCGTCGTAGCAGGCGGTCATTTCGTAGCGGTAAATCTTGTCGCCGTCTTCTGTGTACGATGACATCGCGATGTCCACGCCGGGTGAGGAATCGGACGGGCGGATTGGCGAGGGCGGCGGTGGGACGATCTCTTCGGATTCGATGCCGGAGCCGGCACTGCTCAGAATGAAATTGCGAATCGACCCTTCCAGTCGGTTCCACCCCTGAGTCAAACGACGGGGGTGCAGGGCGTCGGCATTCACGAAACTCTCGAACTTCTTGTCGAGATGTCGATCGAAGGTCTGCGGGTCGTCGAGGTCGACGTAGCCGGCGTCGATAACGCCCTCGGACGGGAACAACGCATTGTGCCAGAAGTAATCTCCGTAGAGAAACCCGTAACCTCCTCGCGCACCGAGGAAATACCCGTGGTCCACATCCCCCTCAAGCTGCATGAATGCGTTCTCAGCGCCGAGATATGAACGGTACATCTCGAACGTGCGCTGAAGCCCCATAAGACCCCACGGTTCATCGGCGGAGCCTTGAGCAAGAAGGATCGGTCGCTCGTCGAACGTCGGATCGTAGCGAAGCGGGCTGAAGTAGCGGCTCAGCGCGCATCCCGCTTCCATGCGGTCGAGAACGGGCTGCGAGAACTGCGAGGGCAAATCTCCGTCGCAATCCCATGCGATGTAGGGCCGATTCGCGGCGTCGTCGCCGACCAGCGGCGCGCCCGAGGTCACTATGGTGTAGCCCATGTTGTTGCCGGGCACGCGGAAGTTGTCGTCGAGGCTTCCGTGCGCGGCGAACGTGAAGACCCCGGTGATCGTGACGTTGGAGTACATGGACGCCTGCAGCGCCTCGTTGCTGACCAGTCCCAGCCAGCCGCCGGCCGAAAAACCGCCGATGGCGAGGCTTCCGCTGGTCCAGCCCGCAGGCTCGAAGAACTTGTCGAAGAGGTTGACGGCGCGCATGGCGCTTTCGCCAAAAGCCCACGCATAGTTGCGCGCGGGTTGTACCGGGTCCTCACCCAGAAATCCGTCGAGGAGGTAGCGGTGTTGCGCGTCCTCCAGAGCGCGCCATCCCGGACCCGAGGGCTCACGACCCGCACTGACGTTGATTTGGGTAACGATGGTGTTGAAATCCTCATATGCAGGAAGGTCGCTGGGATCGATGTCCTGAGACATGTCCGCTGCGACGTGCGACGGCGGCGCGATCATCACGACGAAGACCTTGCCGGCGTTTTCAAGATGCGCTGGGCTTCCGACAAGCGGTTGGTAGGAACTCGTTGACCACAGCGCGGCCAGCTTCGCGGCTTCGGCGGGCGAAGAGGGATTGCGGAAGCCGGGGAGGTACAGGACGCCGGGACGAGCGAGCGTCTCAAGCTCGTCCTTGACGCAATCGAGAGGATGTCCCTCGGAATCAACGGGGCGTTCCGTGGCGAAGTACCCAAAAACAGTCCCGTCCACGAGCGGAGGGCCGAGTTGGCTTGGGTTTCCGATGAGGCGGGTGAAGCGAATTTTTCCGACACAGTACTCTCCCCAGTCGTCGACGCCGGGCGTCGTGCTGTTTCCGTTCGAAGCGAAATGCTTGTAGCCCCTGGTTGAATCGGCGGTGGGCAGGAAATCGAGACCCAGGCGGAATACGCCGATCTGGTCGATCTCAAAATGGTCGTCGCGAATGTGATATGGGTCATCGATTTCGTCGTCATCGTCGCCGACGTAATCGTCGATTACGGAACAGCCCGAGTCGGTCGTCATCGATTCGAAGCGGAACCCCTCGCAGCCCGCCATTTCCTCGCACTCCGAGAAAAGCTCGCCGAGCGTTGCCGGCGGGGCTTCGAACGTGCAGGGTGTCGCCAACGCGCTGCCTGCTCCGTAACCGAGCGCGATCACGAATATGGCCAAGGGTACACCGATCCTGTTGAAGCGTCTCATGGTGAAACTCTCCTTCTCTGGTTGACGGTCAGTTGTACTCAACGACTCGGCGAGCGCCGAATTGAGAAACCTATGGCAAACTGTCCGGATCAAAGGTGACCATTACCGTCGATGCCCCGGTATAACCAATGCTCCGAAATCGTCCATTTTCTAATCGAAATAACTTCGCAGATCCAAATTCAACTTCATCAACGAGAATTGGATGCCACTCCATCTGCCCTGACTGGTTGGTGATGTAATGAAAACCGCTCAGGTCATCAGATTCACCGTCCGGCGTGCCGCTTGCAACGAAATGCGCTGTTCCGGCATTGTCGATATACATATTCTCTTCTTGGTAGCCGGCATTAGCGACAGGCAAGGATTCCGTCACCCACATGCCGCTGTCGTTATGTATATAATACAATCCATAATCCGTGGTCATGCCGCCAACCAAGGCATGCAACGACCCATCCGTCGCCTTCTGCAAATAGATACTGTTCGTCCCAATTGCCAGCTCGTCGATCAGTTCCTCGTCCCAGTTGTCAGCGCCGATCCTATGCGCCAAGACTGGCCCATCCGAAACAGGGACGGGGCCTCGATAGGCTACCGTCGGAACCTCTTCCTCGTCGAGGATGAAATCGGCGATGAAAAGCGTGTCGTTGATGTCTTCGACGATCCAGTCTTGCCCTGTCTTGCGAATGTAGCGGGAAATCTGGGCAACGCCGTTCGAACCAGCGAAAGCGACATGCGGCGACGCAGCTTCATCAATCGCCACGTGGATGTCACTGAAGCCGTTCAGCCCCGTCATGATATTCTCAAACTCCCAATCGTTACCGATCTTTTTTCCGTATCGCAAATATCCGTCCACTTCATTTCCCCAAACGACATGTAAAACGCCGTTAGGACCAATGGCAATCGCTCCATCTTGAGGAAACGAATAAGATTCTTGTTCTTGGTCGAGTAACTCCTGAGACCATACCCCATCTTTCAGTAAACCATGATGAATTCGACTATAGAGGTCGCTCGTCGACAGAAAATGTATTCCACCTTCTGCGTCCATGACCGACTTGTCGGTTGAAAAAACATGATTCGCCGCAATTCCGTACCGCTTCCACGTCCCATCCGCGTTGGTGTCGTAGAAAAGAGCGATTGGATAGTCGTAATGCTGCCGATGCACGATATGAATCTTTCCGCCCGCGTCCACCGCCGAGATCATGTTGCGCGCATTGCGCAGCGCGCTCGTCCCGATCTGATAGAAGACCCACTCCCCGCTCGCGTTCGTTGCGTAACGCACGTTGTGGCCGAGCCGGTCCGAATACACGAAGTGCAGGTTTCCGGCCCCGTCGCGGTCCATCGTCACGGACGAAAGCATGTCGATGCAGTCGTCCAGCTTTTCAAAAACCCATCCGTCGTCGGTTCGATACCCGCTGTAGAGCGCAAGATCCGCGTCGCCATCCCCCGCCACGCGCACGATGCCCTCGGCGTCAATAAACAGGTCCCACGGGGCCATCTCCGGATGCGCGATCTCGTCCTCCCAGTCCCCAGTGGTCTTTCGCCAGTAATGCATCCCGTCGTCATCGTAGTACATCACGTGTGGGTTCCCGTTCGCGTCCAGGTCGATGTTCAGCCAACCGCTGTACAGCGGCGGCGTCGCCAATACCTCCGTCGAAAAAACGCCGTGGTCCCACGTCGCGTAATGCACGCGTTCGTCGTCCCGCTCGAACTGGTTGTAGACGAGGTGCACCACGTCGGTATCCGGGTCCACTTCCATGTCGAATTCGGGATACTCACCCCGGTCGTCTACGAGGATCGTCGCGATCTCCCAGTCCCCCGACTCGTCGGTCGCGTAACGCAGTTCCCGCACGTCCTCGTTGCTGAAAGGCCGGTACGTGAAGACAACGTGCAGATTCCCCTCGGCGTCCATGTCCATGTTTTTCACTTCGCCGCCGAAGGGCTCGATCGTCTCGCGCGTCTGGTCGCCGGTCATCGGATCGATCGACCAGACGTCGAGCGACTTGCCCTCTTGGCCGAGGATTCGCACGCGCCCGTCGGGCGCGACGAGGATGTCGTTGCGTCCCGCGCCCGCGGTGCTCGCGACGATCTGCTGAAAAATCACCCCGTCGAAATTGAACTCCGGCCACGGGCCGTAGGGAACCTCCGGGATGATCTCCTCGGGCGTCGCGATGTATGGGTCGCAGGGCGTTCCGGAACCTGGAAGCGAAGTCGTCGTTGTCGAAGAGGTCATGACCACCGTCGTCGTGGTCGTGGGCGACGTGGTGGTCGTCGTGCCCGCGTCGTCGTCGAGGTCGTCGTTCAGGGAATCATCGTCGAGGGAGTCGTCGTCCGACTTCGCCGAGGCTTCGTCGGATGAATCGGGCGATTCGCAATCGCAGGCGGAAACCGCCGCGAGGGCAATCAAGAGGCATAAGGTGACGGTGGTTCGCGTTTCCACTTCATCTCCCTTTGTCCCCAACGGTCATAAAATTCAATATAAAATCGATACGCCTTTTACATGCGAAATACGGTAAGGCAAATTACGAAATAGTCGATTGTCGGTCTCCTCACAATCTTGTCACGCAACGGGCGGTCGGTCGCCGGCAACGCGTACCGGTCCGGCGCCGCGACGAAGCCGTGCGAGGCCACCGGTTCGATTGACGCCCCGCGGGTGGGGTGTTAAGTCATGCGCGATTCGTCCGAACCCGCGAGGATCCCTTGAAGGACAAGCAAGAGCGCGTCATTCGCCGATATCAGAATCGGAAGCTCTACGACACGCAGGCGAGCCGCTACGTCACCCTCGACGAAATCGCCGAGATGGTGAAAGAAGGCGTCGACGTCAAGGTTATCGACAATCGGACGAAGAAAGACCTGACCGCGTTGACGCTCACGCAGATCCTTTTCGAGGAAGAGAAGAAGGACAAGTCGATCCTGCCGCTTTCGGCCCTCAAGAAGATCCTTCAGGTCGGTCAGGACAGCATGACGGACTTCGTGGAGCGGGTGATCCTGCCGGGGTTGCAATCGATCGGTCAGGCGCGCGGCGAGGTGGAGAAGGTGCTGGAACGCCTCGTTCACCGGGGTAAGATTGGCGAGGACGATCGACAAAACCTGATCCACGAGGTGTATTCGACCAGCCAAAAGACGGCTGAGGACCTCGGACACCACATCGACGAAAACGTCGGCCGATTTCTCGACGGAATCCGGTCGATCTCCGCCCTGACCGAAAAAGTCGCCCAACTCGAAAAAGACGTCGAGGAGCTCGAAACGCTCGTGCGCGAGCGTTTGAAAGACTCGTCCACGTCATAGCGCCCGGCGCGCGCGTGCGCTACAATCCCCGGTGAGACAAATGCGGAGTGGCGTCGTGAACGTCCCGTTTTCCAAATTGGCCGGCACCGGCAACGACTTTCTGATCATCGATCACCGGCAGTCGTTTCTTCCGCCGGGGGAGATGCCGGAGTTCGTCCGCAAGGTCTGCCGACGCGCGCAGTCGGTCGGAGCCGACGGCGTGATTTTTGTCGAACGCCACCCGAAACTTGACTTCGCCTGGCGCTTCTTCAACGCCGACGGTGGCGAAGCCGAAATGTGCGGCAACGGCGCGCGTTGCGTCAGCCGGTTTGCGTTCGCGCGAGGTTTGGCCGGCAAGACGATGCAGTTTCAGACCGTTGCCGGTGTCATCGAATCGCAGATTCTCGACGAGCGCCGCGTGAAAGTGCGCCTCACCCGCGCGCACGATGACCGCGAGGTGTCGCTCAGCCTGCCGGCGGGAAACGTGAACGGGCACATGGTCAACACCGGTGTCCCGCATGTCGTCGTTCAGGTCGCCGATGTGAGCACGGTCGACGTGGAAACGCTCGGCGCGCAGATTCGCTACGCGGCGCAATTCGCGCCCGCGGGGACCAACGCGAACTTTGTGCAGATCGTGGGCGAGCACGACTTGGTGATCCGCACCTACGAACGCGGCGTCGAGGGCGAAACCCTCGCGTGCGGAACGGGGTGCGTCGCCGCCGCGACGATGCTGGTGAAAAGCGGCGCGGTGAACGCGCCGGTGAATCTGCGAGTGCGTTCCGGCGAAACACTGACGGTGCATTTCTCGGGCGACGACCCGCTGAATTCCGACGCGTGGCTCGAAGGTCCGACGCAGTGGATCTGCGACGGCGAACTTCGGCCCGAAGCCTGGCAGGGGGCATAAATGCCGCTTTACGAGTTTCGATGCGAGAAGTGCGGCGGCGTATCGGCGTTTCGCGAGAAGATGTTCGAGCGCCAGCCGCTGTTTTTCGGGCGGCGCAAATGCTCGCACTGCGGTTCGAAGAAGATCAACAAGATCATATCGCGCGTCGCCGGTCATGTGGAACGAACCTACAACGAACAACTCAATGAACTAAAGTCGATGGGCAATGTCACCTTCATTCCCGAGGAAATGATGAAGCGGCCGGAGCCACCGGGCGGCGTTTGCCCTTACCACCAGGCGCACGTCGAGGAAGAAAAAAAGCTGGCATCGGCCGAATCCGAGAAAAAGGCCAAGTCACCCATCGTTCTGAGTTCGTGAATCCGCCCCACGCAAGATTCGATTTCGCGCCGGTCGCCGTTGCGTTCGCGTGTTTTACTGCACTCGCCGCGTGTATCGCGACGCTCTCCGCGTGTTCGCGCGCACCTGCGCCGACGGGGGTTCTGGTCTATTCGGACGCAGCCGGCCGCGTCGTGGCGTGGGACTTCGATACGAAGCGGTCGCGCACCCTCGTCTCGGGCGGCGCGGAAGGCGACCTTGCCGTGGATCGATCGGGCCGGAGTGTCGTCTACGCCGCCACTGGACCAGAAGGCGTCCGCGCTCTGCTGTCGCGCAATTTGGTGACAGGGACCGTCGAAGCGCTGTGCCAGGCGGGATACCCCGATGTTCCCACCTACTGGCGCGGCCCCGCGTTTTCGGCGAGCGGTGAGGAGGTGGTCTTCACGACGCGCGACGCCACGGGTGATCGTGCGGCGCATCTGGCAAAGGGCTCGCGCCACTGCGCACGGGTCGCCGACGGAATCACATCGACGGAATTTGGCCCGGGGGTCGATCGGGTTTTGCTGGCCGACGAACGCGCCTTCGCGGCATACGCCGTGACCGACCCGCTGGTGCCGGCGGTCCCGCCGGGAGTGTCCCTGCCGCCGGTCTGGCGATCCGATGAGGCCATCGTCGATCTCGCGGTCGATCGTCTCTACGAGCGATTCGCGGTTCTCACGCCCTCGCGTTTCCTGGCCCGAGGCTTCTCGGGAGGGACGACCGAGAGCGCGTTCGAGTTCGCGAAATCGAACGAGGGCGACGCCGGTCGCGACCCGGTATCGCTGAGTTTTTCCCCGGACGGCGGATTCATCGCCGTCGTCTTCGGGCCGAGGGACGGCGCCCATATTCGCATTTACGAGATTCCGCGTCCCGGCGCGACGTTTGTCGATCGCGGCGAAGTCCCGCTCGACCCCGCGCCGATTCCCGCGCAGTTCGCGTGGGTTCCGCGCCTCTTGGGAACGGGGGAGCCGGCCGCTCCGTAGCGCGGTCAGACAAGATCCGCGCGTGCCATCAGACCCGCGTCCGCCAGCACGTCGGAACACGACCCCTCGGCGACGATCCGACCGTCCTTCATCACGACCGCGCGGTTGCACAGGCGGCGCGCGAGATCGAAATCGTGCGTCGCCACGATCTGCGTTCCACCGATCGCAGCCAAAAGTTCCGCGATCTCCCGGCGACCGCGTGGATCGAGGTGCCCCGTGGGTTCGTCCAAGGCGAGCACGCGCGGCGACATCGCCAGCACAGCCGCGATGGCAACCCGCTTTTTCTGACCCAGACTCAGGTGGTGCGGCACGCGCCGCTCCAATCCTCCGAGTCCCACGTCCGCGAGGGCGCGCCGCATGCGTTCCGCGACGACGTTGTCCGCGAGACGTTGATTGCGCGGGCCGAAAGCGACATCTTCGCCGACCGTCGTACAGAAAAGTTGGTCATCCGGATCCTGAAAAACGAGACCCACGCGACCGATATCCATGGGGTTCTTTCGTCGCGAAGGATCGCATCCCTCGACCAAAACGCACCCACGCGAGGGCACGAGTCCCGCGATGTGCCGGAGCAAGGTCGATTTTCCCGCACCGTTGGCGCCCACGATCGCGATGCGTTCGTTTGTATCGACGCGCAGATGAACTTCCGCGAGCGCGGATGTCCCGTCGGGGTAGT includes the following:
- a CDS encoding zinc ribbon domain-containing protein; this encodes MPLYEFRCEKCGGVSAFREKMFERQPLFFGRRKCSHCGSKKINKIISRVAGHVERTYNEQLNELKSMGNVTFIPEEMMKRPEPPGGVCPYHQAHVEEEKKLASAESEKKAKSPIVLSS
- a CDS encoding diaminopimelate epimerase; its protein translation is MRSGVVNVPFSKLAGTGNDFLIIDHRQSFLPPGEMPEFVRKVCRRAQSVGADGVIFVERHPKLDFAWRFFNADGGEAEMCGNGARCVSRFAFARGLAGKTMQFQTVAGVIESQILDERRVKVRLTRAHDDREVSLSLPAGNVNGHMVNTGVPHVVVQVADVSTVDVETLGAQIRYAAQFAPAGTNANFVQIVGEHDLVIRTYERGVEGETLACGTGCVAAATMLVKSGAVNAPVNLRVRSGETLTVHFSGDDPLNSDAWLEGPTQWICDGELRPEAWQGA
- a CDS encoding energy-coupling factor ABC transporter ATP-binding protein, yielding MGSGRCNRLRRRGAGAFRVTTAIIEIRGLTYDYPDGTSALAEVHLRVDTNERIAIVGANGAGKSTLLRHIAGLVPSRGCVLVEGCDPSRRKNPMDIGRVGLVFQDPDDQLFCTTVGEDVAFGPRNQRLADNVVAERMRRALADVGLGGLERRVPHHLSLGQKKRVAIAAVLAMSPRVLALDEPTGHLDPRGRREIAELLAAIGGTQIVATHDFDLARRLCNRAVVMKDGRIVAEGSCSDVLADAGLMARADLV